Proteins encoded by one window of bacterium:
- a CDS encoding ABC transporter permease, which produces EYRATLFDSKVKSGKSISIDASKEVAIGKGLAKKLRAQIGDEFIILSQAADGSFANDLYDIIGIVESGDEMGDRINAYMHIADAQELFVLEGKAHEIVIMVEDIKRVDRIVGDIESKLAKPSLEVLPWRKVNEAFYNAMQADRQGNDVVYITIMIIVAIGVLNTVLMSVLERTREFGVLKAIGTRPGQVFRLIITEVFFMSIIGVSIGQILGLTANYILSIRGIKLNFQIDVAGIPFDTMRGEINLKSILVPTFIVLFSSIIVSFFPAIKAARTVPAKAMRFH; this is translated from the coding sequence GGAATACCGGGCTACACTTTTCGATAGTAAAGTGAAGTCCGGGAAGAGCATTTCCATCGACGCTTCCAAGGAAGTCGCTATCGGAAAGGGACTCGCAAAAAAGCTCCGTGCGCAGATCGGCGATGAATTCATTATTCTATCGCAGGCCGCCGACGGCTCGTTCGCCAACGACCTATACGATATTATCGGCATCGTCGAAAGCGGCGACGAGATGGGCGATAGGATAAACGCATATATGCACATTGCGGACGCGCAGGAGCTGTTCGTCCTCGAGGGAAAGGCTCACGAGATCGTCATCATGGTCGAGGATATCAAGCGGGTCGATAGGATCGTCGGGGATATCGAGTCGAAGCTCGCAAAACCGTCGCTCGAGGTTTTGCCGTGGAGAAAAGTCAACGAGGCCTTTTATAATGCGATGCAGGCCGACCGTCAGGGCAACGACGTCGTCTATATTACAATAATGATAATCGTCGCTATCGGCGTTTTGAATACCGTCTTGATGTCCGTCCTCGAACGCACGCGCGAATTCGGGGTTCTCAAGGCCATCGGAACGAGGCCGGGACAGGTTTTTCGCCTGATAATAACCGAGGTTTTCTTCATGTCGATAATTGGCGTATCCATAGGCCAAATTCTCGGGTTGACTGCGAACTACATCCTCTCGATTCGCGGAATCAAACTGAACTTCCAGATCGATGTGGCGGGGATCCCGTTCGACACGATGCGCGGAGAGATTAACCTGAAAAGCATCCTCGTGCCGACATTTATTGTCCTATTTTCGTCGATAATCGTTAGCTTTTTCCCGGCGATCAAGGCGGCGAGAACCGTGCCGGCAAAGGCTATGCGATTCCATTAA
- a CDS encoding ABC transporter permease — protein sequence MIYIKLAWRNLFRNKRRTFIAGTAIGLGLAALIFTDAMIIGMLDNYIHNATSSFMGEAQILNENFREIQEVEFTINEFERVIDGLKNDPSVDKFAPRISAFGTISSASSMSGIGLFGVDPENEKYLSIIDEAVFEGEYFEGDNPRDILIGKKLAEILSVGLGDRVIITNSRAGSEHIVQDLFRVSGIFELGERAMDGGAAFIRLDKAREIFGLGRTAHIIAIKFTDPKFSQNKDLPFWSKFSTDGNEAISWKEIFPQLVSVFQMSDLSRGIMSFILMGVVVFVILNTLFMSLYERMFEFGVIKALGTRPFAILRLMIFEAAALSIISIVIGAIIGILLTKTVAAIGIDYSGMEMMGLTIRDKIRPVLTLQQFIIYPIGVFLFTIIVGIFPAVSAARMNPANAMRKSV from the coding sequence ATGATATATATAAAGCTCGCATGGAGAAATCTTTTCAGGAACAAACGCCGGACTTTCATCGCTGGAACGGCGATAGGCCTCGGTTTGGCGGCACTTATTTTCACCGATGCGATGATTATCGGGATGCTCGACAATTATATCCATAACGCGACCTCGTCTTTCATGGGCGAAGCGCAAATTCTGAACGAAAATTTTCGCGAGATTCAAGAGGTCGAGTTCACTATAAACGAATTCGAGCGGGTTATAGACGGGCTCAAAAACGACCCGTCCGTCGATAAATTCGCACCCAGGATAAGCGCATTCGGAACGATTTCGTCGGCCTCGTCGATGTCCGGCATCGGTCTCTTCGGCGTCGATCCTGAAAACGAAAAATATCTCTCGATCATCGACGAGGCCGTGTTCGAGGGCGAGTATTTCGAAGGCGATAATCCCCGCGATATATTGATCGGAAAAAAACTCGCGGAAATATTGAGTGTCGGTCTCGGAGACAGGGTCATAATAACGAACTCTCGCGCCGGTTCTGAGCATATAGTCCAGGATTTGTTCAGGGTCTCGGGGATATTCGAATTAGGCGAAAGGGCGATGGACGGCGGCGCCGCTTTTATCAGGCTCGACAAGGCTCGGGAGATTTTCGGACTCGGCCGGACAGCCCACATTATCGCTATCAAATTCACCGATCCCAAATTCAGTCAGAATAAGGATTTGCCTTTCTGGTCTAAATTCTCGACCGACGGTAACGAGGCGATATCCTGGAAAGAGATATTTCCACAATTGGTCAGCGTTTTCCAGATGAGCGACCTTTCGCGCGGGATAATGAGCTTCATCTTAATGGGCGTAGTGGTTTTCGTGATCCTGAACACCCTGTTTATGTCTCTCTATGAGCGTATGTTCGAGTTCGGAGTCATAAAAGCCCTCGGAACGCGGCCTTTCGCGATTTTAAGGCTGATGATCTTCGAGGCGGCGGCGCTTTCGATTATCAGCATAGTTATCGGGGCGATAATCGGTATTCTTCTTACTAAAACCGTCGCCGCAATTGGGATAGATTACAGCGGCATGGAGATGATGGGCTTGACGATTCGCGACAAAATAAGGCCGGTATTAACTTTACAACAATTTATAATTTATCCCATAGGTGTTTTTCTTTTCACGATTATAGTGGGGATATTCCCGGCGGTGAGCGCCGCGCGAATGAACCCGGCAAATGCTATGAGAAAAAGCGTATGA